In a single window of the Arachis hypogaea cultivar Tifrunner chromosome 6, arahy.Tifrunner.gnm2.J5K5, whole genome shotgun sequence genome:
- the LOC140173453 gene encoding uncharacterized protein: MRARVPINFKSPDMSLFDGTIDPRHHLSNFKSWMYLADTSDATRYKAFPTTLTKSAMKWFDSLPPRLVTSFEDLTRKFLTQFSIQKDKVKHAPSLHGVKQEVGESLRDYMERFNMACLEIQNFPTKAENLSYCKAFPIKNKKGGCRTEYCKYHKLYGHSSNDCYDLKNVIEKLAREGRLDKYLMERSDSHEKRKNDKEDIGRRDWPPQTPERHVYIITGGFAGGGLTKSSRKRHLKEVYQVEEETLNFPTISFTKEDVQGIIPGHDDPVVITMILANANLYRTLVDQESSIDILFKLAFDKLGLKEEDRLHYC; this comes from the exons ATGCGAGCCAGGGTTCCTATAAACTTTAAAAGCCCTGACATGAGTCTTTTTGACGGGACGATTGATCCAAGGCACCACTTAAGCAACTTCAAAAGTTGGATGTATTTGGCCGACACCTCAGATGCTACTCGCTACAAGGCCTTCCCGACAACCCtaaccaagtcagccatgaagtggtttgaCAGCTTACCACCTAGGTtggtcaccagcttcgaagaccttaCGAGGAAATTCCTCACACAATTCTCAATTCAAAAGGACAAGGTCAAACATGCACCCAGCCTACACGGAGTCAAACAAGAGGTCGGAGAATCCCTCAGAGACTATATGGAGAGATTTAACATGGCGTGCttggaaattcaaaattttcccaCGAAGGCG GAAAATTTGTCATATTGTAAAGCTTTTCCAATTAAAAATAAGAAGGGTGGATGCCGTACTGAGTATTGCAAGTACCACAAGTTGTATGGACATTCTTCAAATGACTGTTACGACctgaaaaatgtgatagaaaaactgGCCAGGGAAGGTCGGTTGGAtaaatatctcatggaaaggtcagaCAGTCACGAAAAGAGAAAAAACGATAAGGAAGACATCGGCCGAAGAGATTGGCCCCCACAAACTCCAGAACGACATGTCTACATAATAACAGGTGGATTTGCTGGAGGTGGATTAACTAAGTCATCTCGAAAGAGACACTTAAAAGAAGTCTACCAGGTCGAAGAAGAAACCCTCAACTTTCCAACTATTTCTTTCACAAAAGAAGACGTGCAAGGAATTATCCCTGGCCATGATGACCCCGTTGTAATCACTATGATACTTGCTAATGCAAATCTATACAGGACCTTGGTGGACCAGGAAAGCTCAATTGATATTCTGTTCAAGCTTGCGTTTGACAAGCTGGGGTTGAAAGAGGAGGATAGACTACATTATTGTTAA
- the LOC112806026 gene encoding cation/H(+) antiporter 20: MMAPVNITSIKTSSSGAWQGDDPLNYAFPLLIVQTTLILVVTRILAFLFKPLRQPKVIAEIVGGILLGPSALGRNKTYMNKLFPTWSTPILESVASIGLLFFLFLVGLELDLNSIRRSGRRAFSIATAGISLPFVCGIGVAFVLRKTIDGADKVGYGQFLVFMGVALSITAFPVLARILAELKLLTTPVGETAMAAAVFNDVAAWILLALAVALAGNADGSGGHKSPVVSVWVLLSGLAFVIFMMMVIRPAMKLVAQRCSREHDTVDEAYICLTLAGVMVSGFMTDLIGIHSIFGAFVFGLTIPKGGDFAERLIERIEDFVSGLLLPLYFASSGLKTDVAKIRGGKAWGLLVLVISTACAGKILGTLVAALMCMVPVREAVTLGVLMNTKGLVELIVLNIGKEKKVLNDEIFAILVLMALFTTFITTPMVMAIYKPARGIAMKTHRKLGDLTTNSASNDKKDELRILACVHGPGNVPSIISLIESTRSTKNSFVKLFIMHLVEFTERSSSIILVQRVRKNGFPFFKRSRNGEWRDRLAGAFQAYSQLGRVSVRPTTAISSLPTMHEDICHVAEEKRVTMIILPFHKHWRVEADDEDNGGAHEVLENLGHGWRGVNQKVLKHAPCSVGVLVDRGFGNGSQTPGPDSTMGQRVCILFFGGPDDREALELGGRMVEHPVVRVTIIRFVEEDELNGKNIVLHPSPNANCDQSYSFSTAKMNRQIEKELDEKAMGEFRGRWGEMVGYVEKASENVVEEALGIGRSGDFDLIVVGKGRFPSSMVANLAERPAEHAELGPIGDVLASSGHGVVTSVLVIQQHDVALTDEAPALRVLHGGYDNARGDNDSTSSAKEISSVDNNDIV; encoded by the exons ATGATGGCCCCGGTGAACATAACCTCCATAAAAACCTCCTCAAGTGGGGCGTGGCAGGGCGACGATCCCTTAAACTACGCCTTCCCTCTCCTTATAGTCCAAACCACCTTGATCCTTGTAGTCACCCGCATCCTTGCCTTCCTCTTCAAACCCCTCCGCCAGCCCAAAGTCATTGCTGAAATTGTA GGAGGGATTCTGCTAGGGCCGTCGGCATTGgggaggaacaaaacctacatgAACAAGTTGTTCCCAACGTGGAGCACTCCCATACTCGAATCAGTTGCCAGCATTGGCCTcttgttcttcctcttccttGTTGGACTCGAACTCGACCTCAACTCAATCCGCCGCAGTGGCCGCCGCGCCTTCAGCATTGCCACCGCCGGAATCTCTCTTCCCTTCGTCTGCGGTATTGGCGTTGCCTTCGTCCTCCGAAAGACCATCGACGGAGCCGACAAGGTCGGTTATGGCCAGTTCCTCGTCTTCATGGGCGTCGCCCTCTCCATAACCGCCTTTCCCGTCCTCGCTCGAATCCTCGCAGAGCTCAAGCTCCTCACCACGCCTGTAGGCGAGACCGCCATGGCCGCCGCCGTCTTCAACGACGTCGCGGCTTGGATCCTCCTCGCCCTCGCTGTAGCACTAGCCGGAAACGCCGACGGTAGCGGCGGCCACAAGAGCCCCGTGGTGTCCGTGTGGGTTCTCCTCTCCGGCTTGGCGTTCGTCATTTTCATGATGATGGTTATCCGACCGGCGATGAAGCTGGTGGCGCAGCGGTGCTCGCGGGAGCACGATACGGTGGACGAGGCATATATTTGCTTAACCCTTGCTGGAGTGATGGTATCGGGATTCATGACAGATCTGATCGGGATCCACTCGATTTTTGGCGCGTTCGTGTTCGGATTGACGATTCCGAAGGGAGGGGATTTTGCGGAGAGGCTGATAGAGAGGATCGAAGATTTTGTGTCCGGGTTGTTGCTGCCGCTGTACTTCGCTTCCAGTGGGTTGAAGACTGACGTGGCAAAGATACGGGGCGGGAAGGCGTGGGGGCTGTTGGTGCTGGTCATATCGACGGCGTGCGCCGGGAAAATTCTGGGGACGTTGGTGGCGGCGTTGATGTGTATGGTTCCGGTTAGGGAGGCGGTGACACTTGGCGTCCTCATGAACACCAAGGGACTCGTGGAGCTCATCGTACTCAACATTGGAAAGGAGAAAAAG GTTCTAAACGACGAGATATTTGCAATCTTGGTGCTGATGGCATTGTTCACAACCTTCATAACAACCCCAATGGTGATGGCCATTTACAAACCAGCACGTGGCATCGCCATGAAGACCCACCGCAAGCTCGGCGACTTAACCACCAACTCCGCCAGCAACGACAAGAAAGATGAGCTCCGAATCCTAGCTTGCGTCCATGGCCCCGGCAACGTCCCTTCCATCATAAGCCTCATTGAGTCAACTCGCAGCACCAAAAATTCCTTCGTCAAGCTCTTCATCATGCACCTTGTCGAGTTTACGGAGCGATCCTCCTCCATCATCTTGGTCCAACGGGTTAGAAAGAACGGCTTTCCGTTTTTTAAGCGGTCGCGCAACGGTGAGTGGCGCGACCGTTTAGCTGGGGCCTTTCAGGCCTACAGTCAATTAGGCCGGGTCTCGGTCCGGCCCACTACTGCAATCTCTTCTTTGCCTACGATGCACGAGGACATATGCCACGTAGCGGAGGAAAAGAGAGTGACCATGATCATCCTGCCGTTCCACAAGCACTGGAGGGTGGAAGCTGATGACGAGGATAATGGTGGGGCCCACGAGGTGTTGGAAAATCTGGGCCATGGATGGAGAGGGGTGAACCAGAAGGTTCTCAAGCACGCGCCGTGTTCTGTAGGCGTGCTAGTGGACCGGGGTTTTGGAAATGGGTCGCAAACTCCAGGCCCAGATAGCACGATGGGCCAACGGGTTTGCATCTTGTTCTTTGGTGGGCCGGATGATCGAGAGGCCTTGGAGTTGGGTGGGAGAATGGTTGAGCACCCTGTAGTTAGGGTCACTATTATCAGGTTTGTTGAGGAAGATGAATTGAATGGTAAAAATATTGTGTTACACCCCTCGCCAAATGCCAATTGCGACCAAAGTTATAGCTTCTCAACAGCTAAAATGAACCGTCAAATAGAGAAG GAGTTGGATGAGAAGGCAATGGGAGAGTTTCGAGGGAGATGGGGAGAGATGGTTGGGTATGTTGAGAAGGCAAGTGAGAATGTTGTGGAGGAGGCACTAGGCATAGGAAGAAGCGGAGATTTTGATCTTATAGTAGTTGGGAAGGGTAGGTTTCCGTCGAGTATGGTAGCAAATTTGGCGGAGAGGCCGGCAGAACACGCAGAGTTGGGTCCCATAGGGGATGTTCTTGCATCTTCAGGGCACGGCGTGGTGACGTCAGTGTTGGTAATTCAACAACATGATGTAGCTTTGACTGATGAGGCACCAGCATTGAGGGTGTTACATGGTGGCTATGACAATGCCAGAGGGGATAATGATTCAACATCTAGTGCTAAAGAAATTTCATCAGTTGACAACAATGATATAGTGTGA